The genomic stretch CCGGCCCCCGCAACGCGGCGATTTTCAGCCAATAGCGCCGGGGCGCCCCTCCCCGAAGGATCCATCGGACCCCGGCAGACGAAAGAGTCACCATGACGGAAAAGACCGGCCTCCTGGACGGCAGGCGCGCCCTGATCACCGGCGCGAGCAGCGGCATCGGGGCGGCCGCAGCCCGGGTGTTCTGCGAGCACGGGGCCTCGGTGCTCCTCACCGCCCGGCGCGAGGAGGAACTGGCCGCGCTCACCCGCGAGCTGACGGACCAGGGTTTCACCGCCTCCTACGCGGTCGCCGACGTGTCCCGCGCCGAAGAGGTCGAGGCGGCCGTGGCCACGGCCGTGCGGCTCTTCGGCGGCCTGGACGCCGCCTTCAACAACGCCGGGCTCGGTACCGTGCCCGCACCTCTGCACCTCACCGAGGACGCGGAGTTCGAGGCCGTCATGGCCACCAACGTCCGCGGCACGTGGAACTGCATGAAGTACGAGATCGCCGCGATGCTGCCGGGCGGCGGGGCCATCGTGAACAACAGCAGCGTCGCGGGTCTGGTCGGCACCCCGGCGGCCGCCGCGTACATCGCGGCGAAGCACGCCGTCATCGGGCTGACGAAGGCCGCGGCCGAGTACGCCGCCCAGGGCGTCCGGGTCAATGCCGTCGCGCCCGGCACGACCCGCAGCGAGATGATGGCCCAGTGGTTCGATCTGAACCCGGGCCTGGAGGAGCAACTCCACACCAGGGCCCCGCTGCCGCGTACGGCGGACCCGCGCGAGATCGCCCAGGCGGCCGCGTGGCTGCTCAGCGACCAGGCGTCCTTCGTGGTCGGCGCGACCGTCCCGGT from Streptomyces sp. NBC_01264 encodes the following:
- a CDS encoding SDR family NAD(P)-dependent oxidoreductase — encoded protein: MTEKTGLLDGRRALITGASSGIGAAAARVFCEHGASVLLTARREEELAALTRELTDQGFTASYAVADVSRAEEVEAAVATAVRLFGGLDAAFNNAGLGTVPAPLHLTEDAEFEAVMATNVRGTWNCMKYEIAAMLPGGGAIVNNSSVAGLVGTPAAAAYIAAKHAVIGLTKAAAEYAAQGVRVNAVAPGTTRSEMMAQWFDLNPGLEEQLHTRAPLPRTADPREIAQAAAWLLSDQASFVVGATVPVDGGWTAR